Proteins from a single region of Bacillus sp. (in: firmicutes):
- a CDS encoding helix-turn-helix domain-containing protein codes for MIGKRIQTIRKEKGLSLSDLASKAGVAKSYLSSIERDIQSNPSVQFLEKVATVLDISVQTLLYPEISEETETLDSEWIKLAQEAAESGVSKEQFREFLEFTKWQLEQKKNNENE; via the coding sequence ATGATCGGAAAACGTATTCAAACTATAAGAAAAGAGAAGGGACTTTCTTTATCAGATTTGGCTTCAAAAGCTGGTGTTGCAAAATCTTATTTAAGTTCGATTGAAAGAGATATTCAATCAAATCCCTCTGTTCAATTTTTAGAAAAAGTAGCAACTGTGTTGGATATTAGTGTTCAAACGTTGCTATACCCTGAAATTAGCGAAGAAACCGAAACGCTAGATTCTGAATGGATAAAACTTGCCCAAGAGGCAGCTGAGTCTGGTGTCAGCAAAGAACAATTCCGGGAATTTTTAGAGTTTACAAAATGGCAACTTGAACAAAAGAAAAATAATGAAAATGAATAA
- the sinI gene encoding DNA-binding anti-repressor SinI, translating to MKKQQFQNGQLLNVDLEWLHLVLEAKAIGLSVEDVKAFLKKNGEYNTKNR from the coding sequence ATAAAAAAACAACAATTTCAAAACGGTCAATTACTTAATGTTGATTTAGAATGGCTACATTTAGTTTTGGAAGCTAAAGCAATCGGACTTTCGGTTGAGGATGTAAAGGCTTTTTTAAAGAAAAATGGAGAATACAATACGAAAAACAGATGA